From Pleurocapsa sp. PCC 7319:
GGGGGAGAAAGTATTCCCTTTGTAGCTAGTTGGTATGTGTCGAAATTACCTTCTGAATTAACTCGTTGCCGTTTACAGTTTGATGGACAGGCAGAATTGAGTTATGAGGTGACTTTATCTAATTCGGAGTTTATTGATTACCTAATTGATGTCATCATGAACTTTAAACGTTCTCAAATAACAGATTTTCCGAGAAGTTTTTATCGAAAACTGTTGCGTTTTGAATAGCAAAGAGTACATCACAATCAATAAGGAGCGCTGGCGTGGCGAAATCTGCTAAACATCTTCTGATAGCTTCAACTGAGGCTTATAGTGGCAAATCTACAACTATTTTAGGTTTGAGTCATTTATCTTTACAAAGGGAAATATCTGTTGGCTACGGACAACCTTTGGCAACCGATCTCAGAGAAAATTCAAGGGACACTAAAAAAACAGAAGATGTAAATTTTCTGGCAACCACTCTAAAGTTATCATCCAATCAAGTTAAAACCCCTTTATTATTTCTCGATCGTCATACAATTAATCGACGTTTGCAAGGAGACGATCAAGAAGATTATGCTCAAGCCTTACAAGAATATGTCAAACAGATAGAAGCAGACTTAGTTTTATTAAAAGGTCCTAGTAATCTTTGGGAAGGTGGTATTTTTAACTTGTCTGTACCAGAAATTGCCGCGGCAGTCGATGCCTCAATACTCTTGGTCGCCCGTTATCATCCCCTGATGTTGGTGGATAGCTTATTGACAGCGAAAAAGTTTTTAGGAGATCGTCTCTTAGGAGTTGTCATTAATGATATACCCCAAGCAGAATTAACTACTGCTAGCGAGACAATCAAACCTTACCTAGAAAACCAAGAAATTCCTATTTTGGGAATGATACCGACAGATCGGATTCTTAATAGTGTTAGTGTCCAAGAAATAGCTACTAGATTAGATGCCGAGGTTTTATGTTGTTCCGAACATTTAGACTGGATGGTAGAAAGCCTAAGTATTGGAGCTATGAACGTCAACTCAGCTTTAGGATATTTCCGCAATAGAGAAAATATGGCGGTGGTTACTGGTGGCGATCGCGCTGAATTGCAAATGGCAGCTCTAGAGACTTCGACTCATTGCTTGATCTTAACTGGTAGGATTCCCCCCAAAGAATTGATTATTGAGCGTGCCGAAAGTTTAGATATTCCTATTTTATCAGTAGATACAGATACTTTGACTACAGTGGAAGTTGTTGATAATTCTTTTGGAAAAGTACCGATCCAAGAAGGAATTAAAGTAAAACAGATTCAAGATTTAATGCAACAGCATTTTGATATTGACAGACTGATTCAAAAGCTTGGTTTGGAAGTGGTGAGATCGGTTTAGGATTAAAATATAAATAAAATTGATAGTTTTAAAAAATCATTTGTATGACAATAAATCTTCAAGTACCAAGTATGGTTTGTGATGGCTGTGTAACAACAGTTACCGAAGCTATTACTACTCATGAACCAGAGGCAAAAGTTGAAATTAATCTTGATACCAAACAAGTAAAGGTTGAAACTAACGCTTCAGAAGAATCCATTAAGCAAATTATTACCGCAGCCGGTCATACTGTGGAGTAATCAAATTAACAGCATAGATTTAACTTAAACAGTAGTGACTTAAATCGAGTCACTGCCGTTTAATTGACTCCTCACCGCCCTAAAGAGTCGGTGATTCTGGTTTTTAGTTTTTAGTTTTTAGTTTTTAGTTCAAATTGACTACTAATTACTAATTACTAATTACTAAAAGAAGTCTTCCTAGAAGAAAGAGGCTTTAAACCCAGAACGATGGTAAACATTCAGAGTTAATTTAAATAAGATTTGAGGACAATCCCCAGAAACGCAAATAAACCAGTGATAAATATAGATACTGCTACACTAAAGGCTAAAGAGGAGCGAGCCTGATATCTATAATTTTCATTTTGAATGCGACGTAATTCTTGACGATGTTCTAAAGCAGCCAGAATAATAGCACAAGTACCGATACCAATAAAAGAAAGTCCTAAAATTCTGGTTAAATGATGTGGATCAATCTCCCCATAAATCAGAGATTTTTGTAACGCCATAATAATTTGATCGACCCCAAAGCCAAAACTGATTAAAGATAAACAGGTACGAATCCAAGCCATCAAAGTTCTTTCGGCAGCAGCACGGTTACGCTCTTTGGCTAATTCGGTATTGTTACTCGGCATATTTTTGGACATGGAAATTATTAATTTACTAAAATAGTTTTAACTCAAATTAGACTAAGTCTTAGTTGACATCTTGTACGCCTTGCTAAAGCTATAAATAATTTAGGATAGTAGACTATAGTTAGATGTTGATTGCTCTTCGAATCATATAGGGTAGGCTAGGGTGGTTAATTATGATTACTAACTACTTCTATTTATGAGCAAGTCTATTTCTACTTTCTGTTTTAGCCTAAGTGCGATCGCAGTTACCTCTTGGGGGCAAATCGTTCATGCTGCTCCCTTACAGTCAGTTTCCCCGAAACATATTCAGCATCTTGGCTTAGATCAGAAGTTAAGCAACCATGAGCTTGATTCTCAAAGACATACGATCAATCAATGTCGTATTGATTCAAATTGTCCTGAGATTCAATCTAGTCACACAACAGCTTCTGGTTGGAACGAAACTCAGCGTCAAGCTCTACAACAGGCAATCGATCATAGTCTTTTTTACCTAAGTACACCTAAAGCAGCTCAAAGTTATCGTAAATATGCCAACTCGGATTTTAACTTAGATCGTGTTAAGCGATCGCTAGTTAGATTTAAAGAATTATTGTTAACCACCGACTCTCCCATAGCTTTGTCACAAGCTGTGAAAGAAGAATTTGTCTTTTATCAGTCTGTAGGTAAAGATCGACAGGGAAAAGTTGATTTTACAGGCTATTTTGAACCAACATACACCGCTAGCCGAGTTCGTACAGAGGAATATCGCTATCCTCTATATCGTAAACCGGCAAATTTTGACCGTTGGACATCTCCTCACCCCACTCGCGCCCAGTTAGAAGGCAAAGATGGTTTGGCGGAAAATAAAAGTGTTTTAAAAGGTCAAGAACTTGTTTGGTTGAGCGATCGCTTAGAAGCATTTTTAATTCAGGTACAAGGTTCGGCCAAGTTAAACCTTACCGATGGTAGCACCATGACTGTTGGTTACGGCGGTACGACTAATTATCCTTACGTTAGCATCGGCAAAGAATTGGTTAATGATGGTCTCTTTGAGCTGGAGGAGTTGAGTCTACCAAAGGTGCTTGATTATTTTGCTACCCATCCCCAAGAATTGGATCGATATATTCCCCGCAATAAACGTTTTGTATTCTTCCGCGAGACTGGTGGTAAGCCACCTACAGGTAGTTTAGGTGTTCCTGTTACTGGCGATCGCTCTATTGCCACTGATAAATCTTTGATGCCTCCAGGAGCATTAGCTCTAATTGTTGCCCCCATTCCCGATCTAGAATCAACCGAGAACATTAAGCCACGGTTAGTTAGTCGCTATGTCTTAGATCAAGATACAGGAAGCGCGATCAAAGGTGCCGGCAGAGTTGATATTTTCTTGGGTAGTGGTGATGTTGCCGGGGAAAGAGCAGGAAGAATTAATGGAAGTGGCAACTTATTTTATTTATTGTTGAAAGAATAAGATCGATAATTTTTATGTCTAATAGTTTATGAAAATTCTCATTATTTGCTCTACTTTTCCTTATCCTCCAACCAAAGGTAGACAACAGTTAAGAACATTTCATTTCCTCGAGTATCTTAATTCTCGTCATCAGATTACTTTGCTCACTCGTCGTAGTTCTGAGGTTACTGATGATGAACTCGAAGCTCTCCGAGAACAGGTAACAGAATTAGTAGTATTTACAACTGCACCAAAAGATAAAGAATCTTTGGGGTTAATTGATCGCGCCAAGCGATTGGGGACATTTATTCAACAGGGAACACCGCCAGATATTTTAGACAACTATTCTCCAGAAATGGCAGCTTGGATTAATCAGGCGATCGCTGACTCCCAATTTGAGATCTTAGCTTGTGAAGATCGTTTGGATGAAATTTATATTGATTCTCAATGGCATCAAAAATTGGGAGTAGTATTAGATTTACATTTTTCTGAGTATGGCAAATACAAGGAACAGCTAAAAGCGGGAGATTCGGATAACGAGCTTAAAGATCAAATTAATCTGGGGTTACAAAAACGTTATGAACAAAACTATTTAGAAAAATTTAGCGCGATTGTAACTGTAACAGCTCAAGATCGTCGTATAGTCAAAAAACTAGAGCCAGAAAGTTCAATTACCGTCATTCCCAATGGTGTAGATTTAACTAAATTTCCTCGCCGAATTACCAATCAAGGGGGGCAAAGAATTGTCTTTGTGGGCAATATGGATCGACCCGTCAATATTGATGCAGCACGCTTTTTAGCTTTAGAAGTATTTCCGGCAATTCGCCAGCGTTATCCTGAGGCGGCACTAGAATTAGTTGGGGCGAAACCTGTAGCCGAAATTCTAGAGTTAAATGATTTACCAGGGATTATCGTGACGGGAAAAGTGACCAGTGTAGTGGAATATCTTCATTGGGCAACTGTCTGCGTAATTCCCATTCGTCAGGGATATGGCTTGAGAAATCGCACTCTGGAGTCGATGGCGGCAGGAGTTCCAGTGGTGGGAAGCGACCGCGCTTTGGCCGGATTTGAAGTTGACGGGTCAACTGTTCCCCTCAGAGCTATGCGAGCTAATACTCTAGAAGAGTATATTTATGCGATCGGTCGTTTGTTTTCCGAACCTAAACTCAGAGAAAGGCTCTCCGAAAATGGACGTTCTCTGGTAGAAACGGAGTATACCTGGGATAAAGTCGGACAAAAATACGAGCAAGTGTTAATTGATACTCCCACTTTAAATACATAGATAATTTTTATTAAACGTTTAATTCTCAATAACTTAATGGCGCAAGTTGTAATTGTTGGAGCCGGTCCCACTGGGGCAACCATGGCACTACTCTTAATCAAAAGAGGAATCAAGGTCAAGCTAATAGAAGCATCCCGTGATTTTAAACGATTGTTTCGCGGAGAAGGATTGATGCCCAGTGGTTTAGATGCCTTGGAACAAATGGGGTTACTAGAATTAGTAGCTGATATTCCCCATCAATCTTTTGCTGCTTGGGAATTTATATTATCTGGGCGGACTCTATTTAAAGTATCTGAACCGATAGAGCCAGGGGGTAAACCATGCACTACAGTTTCCCAACCTCATCTACTCGCAGCAATTGTTCAACAAGCAGAGAAATATTCAGAGTTTGAATTTATCCAGGGAGAAGCTGTCAAAGATATTTTAAGTTCTAATCAAAGAGTTTCAGGGGTCAGATTAGGTTCTGGACGAGAAATAACTGCCGATTTAGTAATTGCTGCCGATGGTCGCAATTCTCTGCTGCGAAAACAGGCAGGTTTAAATTTAACCCAACTGCAAAGTAATATAGATATTCTCTGGTTTAAACTTGATTCTGGCTCATTGCTTCAATCAGAAAATATATTTTATTCAATTCTGCATGAACGAGACGGATTTGGTTTATTTCGTGCTTCTGAAGGTCAGTTGCACATCGGCTGGGGATTACACTCTGATGATGATTTTGACTGGAGAAAAATAGATTGGGCAGAAAAACTCGCAGCAGCTTCTCCCCCTTGGTTGGCAGAACATATACTCAATAATCGCGATACTCTGACTCAACCTCTCCTGTTGTCTGTAATTGTTGGTCGTTGCGATCGCTGGTCAATTCCTGGATTACTCTTACTAGGAGACGCAGTCCATCCTATGTCACCGATCCGCGCTCAAGGTATTAATATGGCGTTTCGTGATGTTATTGTCGCTGCTAATCATCTAGTTCCCTTATTAATCCAAGCAGAAATTAATCTGAGCCAAATTGATTCAGTACTACTGCAAATTCAACAAGAACGAGAACCCGAAATCATCCGCATCCAAAAGTTACAAGCACAAGAAATGGCACAAGCAGAAATGTTACATAAAAGTGCTTTACTTCGCTGGGGTGCTAGAACTTTCACTCCGATTATTCGCCCTGGTATTCGTGCTTCCTGGTTAAAACGACAAAAACAATTACGCCAGGGTGTTACCCCAGTTCATTTAGCTGTTTGAGCAATTTATGACATCATCACTCATTTCCTGAGATTGTCGTAAACAATATTTAATCCGTGCGACTATAGCTACCTCTGTTTCACTATCAATTAGTTCTTGAAATCTAACTTCAATTGCTGATAACAATTCAGGCTGACTGGTTGCCAAAGTATTGGCCAAGGCTTCTAAGCCAACAACAGCAGCATAACGAACTACCCATTCTCCATCTTCTGTCGCCAACAATAGAGTTTTTAGAACTTTTTGTTGCGCAGAGATTATTTGCTCTGGGGGCAACTTGAACCATTTAATACTACCTAGACCTTTAGCTGCTGCACGACGCACACTCTGAGAAAAATCAGTCACCGCAGCTTTGAGCAATAAATCAAGAGCATCAGGATCGCCAATACCGGCAAATACTCTGGTTGCCCAGGCTCTAGCACCATAATTATAATCGTCCAGATTGCTCAATAAATAAGGAACAACTGGGTCGCCAATTTGGATTAAACCATCAACTGCAGCCACGGATGCACCAGGATTATTGAAGCCTAAAACTTCGACTAAAGTAGGAATAGCAGCTCGATCCTTAGTCTCTGCTAAATCTTCTACTGTCTCTAGTAATAAATCAGCAGAATCTGCTTTATTTACTGCATCTATAAGTAATTGAATATCAGACATTATAAATATAAGTTTTGATCGAGATAGATCTGAGATTGTTTTTAATATTCTATGGCTAATTGACGACTACCCATAGTTTCGCTCCTTGCTTCAGCGACTAAAAAGGAATGATTGAGAGATCTCAGTTGCAATCAATCCAAGTTAAAATTAATTTCGCGTTTGTTGAAAGGTAAATTGTGATTAATCGCCATAATTTCTTCTCGTTCCATATGGTTTACTTCTCCAATGTAATTACGCAGAATTTGACTCATGCGTCGATTATAGAAGCGATGTAAACTGTAATTCTCAGTAGCTGGAAAACCTCGTCTTTTCTTGTGTCTTCCCCCTGCGCCAGGATCGTACATTTGAATACCGTTAGCTATGGCCCATTCAATCGGTTTATAGTAACAAGCTTCAAAATGGAGACAGTCATATTCTTCATAACAACCCCAATAACGACCATATAAATTATTCCCTTTATGGAGACAAAAAGACATTCCCACCGGATTTTGCCCATCTTGTTCTGTATAGGCGATAACTAGTAAAACACGATCGCTATAGTTGGGATAAAGCTGCTCAAAAAACTGACGGGTTAAATATTTACTACCCCAATAAAATTTATCACAGGTATTACTATAAAACCGATAGATATAAG
This genomic window contains:
- the ebsA gene encoding type IV pilus biogenesis protein EbsA, whose product is MSTIEQIKPAGKADVIIYVPYYSKNKHSWLPHAIALYREASLEGERQVEGGESIPFVASWYVSKLPSELTRCRLQFDGQAELSYEVTLSNSEFIDYLIDVIMNFKRSQITDFPRSFYRKLLRFE
- a CDS encoding glycosyltransferase family 4 protein: MKILIICSTFPYPPTKGRQQLRTFHFLEYLNSRHQITLLTRRSSEVTDDELEALREQVTELVVFTTAPKDKESLGLIDRAKRLGTFIQQGTPPDILDNYSPEMAAWINQAIADSQFEILACEDRLDEIYIDSQWHQKLGVVLDLHFSEYGKYKEQLKAGDSDNELKDQINLGLQKRYEQNYLEKFSAIVTVTAQDRRIVKKLEPESSITVIPNGVDLTKFPRRITNQGGQRIVFVGNMDRPVNIDAARFLALEVFPAIRQRYPEAALELVGAKPVAEILELNDLPGIIVTGKVTSVVEYLHWATVCVIPIRQGYGLRNRTLESMAAGVPVVGSDRALAGFEVDGSTVPLRAMRANTLEEYIYAIGRLFSEPKLRERLSENGRSLVETEYTWDKVGQKYEQVLIDTPTLNT
- a CDS encoding FAD-dependent monooxygenase, coding for MAQVVIVGAGPTGATMALLLIKRGIKVKLIEASRDFKRLFRGEGLMPSGLDALEQMGLLELVADIPHQSFAAWEFILSGRTLFKVSEPIEPGGKPCTTVSQPHLLAAIVQQAEKYSEFEFIQGEAVKDILSSNQRVSGVRLGSGREITADLVIAADGRNSLLRKQAGLNLTQLQSNIDILWFKLDSGSLLQSENIFYSILHERDGFGLFRASEGQLHIGWGLHSDDDFDWRKIDWAEKLAAASPPWLAEHILNNRDTLTQPLLLSVIVGRCDRWSIPGLLLLGDAVHPMSPIRAQGINMAFRDVIVAANHLVPLLIQAEINLSQIDSVLLQIQQEREPEIIRIQKLQAQEMAQAEMLHKSALLRWGARTFTPIIRPGIRASWLKRQKQLRQGVTPVHLAV
- a CDS encoding HEAT repeat domain-containing protein, with the protein product MSDIQLLIDAVNKADSADLLLETVEDLAETKDRAAIPTLVEVLGFNNPGASVAAVDGLIQIGDPVVPYLLSNLDDYNYGARAWATRVFAGIGDPDALDLLLKAAVTDFSQSVRRAAAKGLGSIKWFKLPPEQIISAQQKVLKTLLLATEDGEWVVRYAAVVGLEALANTLATSQPELLSAIEVRFQELIDSETEVAIVARIKYCLRQSQEMSDDVINCSNS
- a CDS encoding murein transglycosylase A, with the protein product MSKSISTFCFSLSAIAVTSWGQIVHAAPLQSVSPKHIQHLGLDQKLSNHELDSQRHTINQCRIDSNCPEIQSSHTTASGWNETQRQALQQAIDHSLFYLSTPKAAQSYRKYANSDFNLDRVKRSLVRFKELLLTTDSPIALSQAVKEEFVFYQSVGKDRQGKVDFTGYFEPTYTASRVRTEEYRYPLYRKPANFDRWTSPHPTRAQLEGKDGLAENKSVLKGQELVWLSDRLEAFLIQVQGSAKLNLTDGSTMTVGYGGTTNYPYVSIGKELVNDGLFELEELSLPKVLDYFATHPQELDRYIPRNKRFVFFRETGGKPPTGSLGVPVTGDRSIATDKSLMPPGALALIVAPIPDLESTENIKPRLVSRYVLDQDTGSAIKGAGRVDIFLGSGDVAGERAGRINGSGNLFYLLLKE
- a CDS encoding heavy-metal-associated domain-containing protein; protein product: MTINLQVPSMVCDGCVTTVTEAITTHEPEAKVEINLDTKQVKVETNASEESIKQIITAAGHTVE
- a CDS encoding YidH family protein → MSKNMPSNNTELAKERNRAAAERTLMAWIRTCLSLISFGFGVDQIIMALQKSLIYGEIDPHHLTRILGLSFIGIGTCAIILAALEHRQELRRIQNENYRYQARSSLAFSVAVSIFITGLFAFLGIVLKSYLN
- a CDS encoding phosphotransacetylase family protein; amino-acid sequence: MAKSAKHLLIASTEAYSGKSTTILGLSHLSLQREISVGYGQPLATDLRENSRDTKKTEDVNFLATTLKLSSNQVKTPLLFLDRHTINRRLQGDDQEDYAQALQEYVKQIEADLVLLKGPSNLWEGGIFNLSVPEIAAAVDASILLVARYHPLMLVDSLLTAKKFLGDRLLGVVINDIPQAELTTASETIKPYLENQEIPILGMIPTDRILNSVSVQEIATRLDAEVLCCSEHLDWMVESLSIGAMNVNSALGYFRNRENMAVVTGGDRAELQMAALETSTHCLILTGRIPPKELIIERAESLDIPILSVDTDTLTTVEVVDNSFGKVPIQEGIKVKQIQDLMQQHFDIDRLIQKLGLEVVRSV